One window of the Rhizobium sp. ARZ01 genome contains the following:
- a CDS encoding glutamine synthetase family protein, which yields MSENNNGKTASDLMELATFVTTDIAGITRGRSFAASEIDDHTRKGVGWVPANLALTPFDVIADPNPWGSAGDLRLMADAASKARVTCLPDVTPLHFYHSDITNLKGEPWDCCVRSFLKATLAEFEKEAGLKVIGAVEQEFQLLGVDWPAAPSFGLRAQRRAEPFGPLLMTALKEAGAEPEMFLPEYGKDQFEITCRPAPALVAADRGATIRAVTKEVAALFGWNASFAPKTDPNGVGNGVHLHVSFTDLEGNPVTFDASRPGRLSKVAGSFAAGVIKHLPALTAFTAPSVLSYMRLVPHHWSAAFTCLGEKNREATLRICPTLDLPGSNPAKQFNMEYRAADACASPHLSLAVVLKAGLEGIRAGLEQPPLINSDPSDFSTEEQDKLGIRRLPASLSEALDTLAADKVVTGWFSKDFLDCYFAMKRKEIEIVEGLSPQDLCARYASVY from the coding sequence ATGAGTGAAAACAACAACGGCAAGACAGCATCCGACTTGATGGAGCTTGCCACCTTCGTCACCACCGATATCGCCGGCATCACCCGCGGCCGCAGTTTCGCCGCGTCCGAGATCGACGACCACACGCGTAAGGGCGTGGGCTGGGTGCCCGCCAACCTGGCGTTGACGCCGTTCGACGTTATCGCGGATCCCAATCCATGGGGCTCGGCAGGCGACCTCAGGCTGATGGCCGATGCCGCCAGCAAGGCGCGCGTCACCTGCCTGCCTGACGTGACGCCGCTGCATTTCTACCACTCCGACATCACCAACCTGAAGGGCGAGCCCTGGGATTGCTGCGTGCGCAGCTTCCTGAAGGCGACGCTTGCCGAATTCGAGAAGGAAGCCGGCCTCAAGGTCATCGGCGCGGTGGAGCAGGAGTTCCAGCTTCTCGGCGTCGACTGGCCGGCAGCGCCGTCCTTCGGCCTGCGCGCCCAGCGCCGCGCCGAGCCGTTCGGCCCGCTGCTGATGACCGCGCTGAAGGAGGCCGGCGCAGAGCCGGAAATGTTCCTGCCGGAATATGGCAAGGACCAGTTCGAGATCACTTGCCGCCCTGCGCCGGCGCTGGTTGCGGCCGACCGTGGCGCGACGATCCGCGCCGTGACCAAGGAAGTGGCCGCGCTCTTTGGCTGGAACGCCAGCTTCGCGCCGAAGACCGATCCCAACGGTGTCGGCAACGGCGTGCATCTGCATGTCAGCTTCACCGATCTGGAAGGCAATCCGGTCACCTTCGACGCCTCGCGTCCGGGCCGGCTTTCCAAGGTCGCCGGCTCGTTCGCCGCAGGCGTCATTAAGCACCTGCCGGCGCTCACCGCCTTCACCGCGCCGTCGGTGCTCTCCTACATGCGCCTGGTGCCGCACCACTGGAGCGCGGCCTTTACCTGCCTCGGTGAGAAGAACCGCGAAGCGACGCTGCGCATCTGCCCGACGCTTGATCTGCCCGGCAGCAATCCGGCCAAGCAGTTCAACATGGAGTATCGCGCCGCCGACGCCTGCGCCAGCCCGCATCTGTCGCTGGCTGTCGTTCTCAAGGCCGGCCTCGAAGGCATTCGAGCCGGGCTCGAACAGCCGCCGCTGATCAACTCCGACCCGTCGGACTTCTCGACGGAAGAGCAGGACAAGCTCGGCATCCGCCGTCTGCCGGCGAGCCTTTCGGAAGCGCTCGACACCCTCGCCGCGGACAAGGTGGTGACCGGCTGGTTCTCCAAGGACTTCCTCGACTGCTACTTCGCCATGAAGCGCAAGGAGATCGAGATCGTCGAGGGCCTCTCGCCGCAAGACCTTTGCGCCCGCTACGCGTCCGTTTACTGA
- a CDS encoding N-formylglutamate amidohydrolase, whose translation MTSTTAIKRPENRWRHDPGQPLLAIDEPPPYSVFNPDGASPYLLLCEHASNRIPRALGDLGLPEQERQRHIAWDIGVAALSLQLSRTLDAPLFMANYSRLVIDCNRPLGAPSAIPEISETTEIPGNFDLSEAEKAQRVETLFKPFADAVSRRLDLLQGQGKRTLVVGIHSFTPVYFGKQRPWQAGILYDRATGFAQSLMRGLRADPGLTIGDNEPYNIHPDEDYTVPVHADGRDLPGVLVEVRHDLIDTLDGVAEWGDRLTRCLNTALEECR comes from the coding sequence ATGACTTCGACAACGGCCATCAAGCGCCCCGAAAACCGATGGCGGCACGACCCCGGTCAGCCGCTGCTCGCCATCGACGAGCCGCCGCCCTATTCGGTGTTCAATCCCGACGGCGCTTCGCCCTATCTTCTGCTTTGCGAGCACGCCTCCAACCGCATTCCGCGGGCGCTCGGCGACCTCGGCTTGCCGGAGCAGGAGCGCCAGCGCCATATCGCCTGGGATATCGGCGTTGCCGCACTTTCCCTGCAATTGAGCCGCACGCTCGACGCGCCGCTGTTCATGGCGAACTATTCGCGCCTAGTGATCGACTGCAACCGCCCGCTTGGCGCTCCCTCGGCGATCCCGGAGATCAGCGAGACCACCGAAATCCCCGGTAATTTCGATCTCAGCGAAGCCGAGAAGGCGCAGCGTGTCGAAACGCTGTTCAAGCCCTTCGCCGACGCCGTTTCGCGGCGTCTGGACCTCTTGCAGGGGCAGGGCAAGCGCACGTTGGTCGTCGGCATCCACAGCTTCACGCCTGTGTATTTCGGCAAGCAGCGCCCGTGGCAGGCCGGCATCCTCTATGACCGCGCGACCGGTTTCGCCCAGTCGCTGATGCGCGGGCTCCGCGCCGATCCGGGCCTGACCATCGGCGACAACGAGCCCTACAACATCCATCCGGACGAGGATTACACGGTGCCCGTGCATGCGGATGGGCGCGACCTTCCGGGTGTGCTGGTCGAAGTCCGCCACGACCTGATCGACACGCTTGATGGTGTGGCCGAATGGGGAGATCGACTTACTCGTTGCCTGAACACCGCGCTTGAGGAATGCCGTTGA
- a CDS encoding aspartate aminotransferase family protein, producing the protein MTSPLYERDQLAIGNLQKLRFFPLAIAGGKGAKLVEENGRELIDLSGAWGAASLGYGHPALVEAVSRAVANPAGASILSAANAPAVELAERLLATFPSTGTHKVWFGHSGSDANEAVFRAVTKATGCSGVISFVGAYHGCTTGSMAFSGHSVQADAAKAEGLILLPFPDPYRPYKGDPTGDAVLDLLKERLASVPTGSIAAAFIEPIQSDGGVIVPPEGFFRKFAALCREHGILVVCDEVKVGLGRSGRLHCFEHEGFVPDILVLGKGLGGGLPLSAVIAPADILDCASAFAMQTLHGNPVSATAGLAVIETIEKEGIADAAERKGKRLRAGLAELAERHALIGDLRGRGLACGVELVRDRQGREPARAEAAKLIYRAYELGLVLYYVGMNGNVLEMTPPLTIADDEIDCAVAILDRALDDVAAGRVEDSVIEQFSGW; encoded by the coding sequence ATGACAAGCCCCCTCTACGAGCGTGACCAGCTGGCCATCGGCAATCTGCAGAAGCTGCGTTTCTTCCCGCTGGCGATTGCCGGGGGCAAGGGCGCAAAGCTTGTCGAGGAGAATGGTCGGGAGCTGATCGACCTGTCAGGGGCGTGGGGGGCGGCAAGCCTTGGCTACGGCCATCCGGCGCTGGTCGAGGCCGTCTCGCGCGCCGTCGCCAATCCGGCCGGCGCCAGCATCCTCTCGGCCGCCAACGCGCCCGCGGTCGAACTCGCGGAGCGGCTGCTGGCAACCTTCCCATCAACGGGAACGCACAAGGTCTGGTTTGGGCATTCCGGTTCGGATGCCAACGAGGCGGTGTTCCGCGCCGTCACCAAGGCGACCGGATGCAGCGGCGTCATTTCCTTCGTCGGCGCCTATCATGGCTGCACCACAGGCTCGATGGCTTTTTCAGGCCATAGCGTGCAGGCCGATGCCGCCAAGGCTGAAGGGCTGATCCTGCTGCCGTTCCCCGATCCATACCGGCCTTACAAGGGAGACCCGACCGGCGACGCCGTCCTCGATCTTCTGAAGGAACGACTGGCGTCCGTGCCCACCGGATCCATCGCCGCAGCCTTCATCGAACCGATTCAGTCGGACGGCGGCGTGATCGTGCCACCTGAAGGCTTCTTCCGGAAATTCGCAGCCCTTTGCCGCGAACACGGAATCCTCGTCGTCTGCGACGAGGTGAAGGTCGGGCTCGGCCGCAGCGGCCGCCTGCACTGTTTCGAGCACGAAGGCTTCGTCCCCGACATACTCGTCCTCGGCAAGGGACTCGGCGGAGGCCTGCCGCTGTCGGCCGTCATCGCGCCGGCAGATATCCTCGACTGCGCTAGCGCCTTCGCCATGCAGACGCTGCACGGTAATCCAGTCTCCGCCACCGCCGGTCTCGCCGTCATCGAGACGATCGAGAAGGAAGGCATAGCGGATGCTGCCGAGCGCAAGGGAAAGCGGCTGCGCGCGGGACTGGCGGAGCTTGCCGAACGCCATGCGCTGATCGGTGATTTACGTGGCCGGGGTCTTGCCTGCGGCGTCGAGCTCGTCCGGGACAGGCAAGGCCGCGAACCGGCGCGAGCCGAGGCGGCAAAGCTCATCTACCGCGCCTACGAACTCGGGCTCGTCCTCTACTATGTCGGCATGAACGGCAACGTCCTGGAAATGACCCCGCCGCTGACGATTGCCGACGATGAAATCGACTGCGCCGTCGCGATTCTGGATCGTGCGCTGGACGATGTCGCTGCGGGACGGGTTGAGGACTCTGTGATTGAACAATTTTCCGGGTGGTAG